One stretch of Prunus persica cultivar Lovell chromosome G1, Prunus_persica_NCBIv2, whole genome shotgun sequence DNA includes these proteins:
- the LOC109947793 gene encoding 60S ribosomal protein L39-1: MPSHKTFIIKKKLAKKMRQNRPIPHWIRLRTDNTIRYNAKRRHWRRTKLGF, translated from the exons ATG CCGTCCCACAAGACCTTCATAATCAAGAAGAAGCTGGCGAAGAAGATGAGGCAGAACAGGCCCATCCCTCATTGGATCCGTTTGAGGACCGACAACACCATCAG GTACAACGCCAAGCGCAGGCACTGGCGCCGCACCAAGCTCGGTTTCTGA